In the genome of cyanobacterium endosymbiont of Braarudosphaera bigelowii, one region contains:
- a CDS encoding carbohydrate ABC transporter permease, with translation MKFVTLIKQQLLIKLTPYLFLFPALLLLGITILFPTFQAFYLSFTQYNYDLTQPSSWIGLENFYRLSHDSVFWRTLINTVLYLFGVVPFLVSLPLLLAILVNNNLRGIHLFRLAFYIPVIISTVVVGITWKTLYGSNGLFNQLLSYVGLLNGVPWLTSTEMAIWSVMLVTIWKGLGYYMMIYLAGLQGIPKELYEAAAIDGSDGWQKHLDITIPLMRSYILLVTVISSISAIKTFEEVYIMTQGGPLNSSKTIVYYLYEKAFHDLDINYACTIGLVLFLIILAFSIINLKISVYYEK, from the coding sequence GTGAAATTTGTAACTTTGATTAAACAACAATTATTAATAAAACTTACACCATATTTATTCTTATTTCCAGCTTTACTTTTACTTGGAATTACTATCTTATTTCCTACTTTTCAGGCTTTTTACTTAAGTTTTACGCAATATAACTACGATCTGACACAACCTTCTAGTTGGATAGGTTTAGAAAACTTTTATAGACTATCACATGATTCAGTATTTTGGAGAACATTAATAAACACAGTATTATATCTTTTCGGGGTAGTTCCTTTTCTAGTTTCACTTCCTCTTTTACTAGCTATTTTAGTCAATAATAATTTAAGAGGTATTCACTTATTTCGTTTAGCATTTTATATCCCTGTTATTATTTCAACAGTTGTCGTAGGAATTACATGGAAAACACTTTATGGCTCCAATGGGTTATTCAATCAATTACTTAGTTATGTAGGTTTATTAAACGGAGTTCCTTGGTTGACCAGTACTGAGATGGCAATTTGGAGTGTTATGCTTGTTACAATTTGGAAAGGCTTAGGATACTATATGATGATTTATCTAGCTGGATTACAAGGAATTCCAAAAGAATTGTATGAAGCAGCTGCTATAGATGGCTCAGATGGTTGGCAAAAACATTTGGATATTACGATCCCTTTAATGCGCTCTTATATATTGCTAGTCACCGTCATATCTTCTATTTCTGCTATTAAAACTTTTGAGGAAGTGTATATCATGACTCAGGGAGGACCATTAAATAGTTCTAAAACAATTGTTTATTATCTCTACGAGAAAGCATTTCATGACTTAGATATTAATTATGCATGTACGATTGGGTTGGTTTTGTTTTTAATAATATTAGCTTTTTCAATTATTAATCTTAAAATATCCGTATATTATGAAAAATAA
- a CDS encoding DUF565 domain-containing protein, translating into MQKTRLNTLYEIICNNLSQTFSNPWRNLFLNLTSILAGFFIGQAIATIAGQESYWEITVGIILLIFTEVSSKVVYSKKKTKKKILWLETFNFFKMGIIYSLYIEALKLGS; encoded by the coding sequence ATGCAGAAAACAAGACTTAATACTTTGTATGAAATCATATGTAATAATTTAAGCCAGACTTTTAGCAATCCTTGGCGTAATTTATTTCTGAACTTGACTAGTATTCTCGCAGGTTTTTTTATTGGTCAGGCTATTGCAACCATAGCAGGGCAAGAATCTTACTGGGAGATTACAGTTGGAATCATTTTATTAATATTTACCGAAGTCAGTAGCAAAGTAGTTTACAGTAAAAAAAAGACTAAGAAAAAAATATTGTGGTTAGAAACCTTTAACTTTTTCAAAATGGGTATTATTTATAGTTTGTATATAGAAGCTTTAAAACTCGGATCTTAA
- a CDS encoding DUF3611 family protein, whose product MSQNYEISQPLPPSVKRASTILQWSGNIGFWTQLVLGVLAAALLFLSLAGLVTQDKSSEGTSFSIFCSISGVIALMISTFICFRYKKIAQLMKNPEPKARPKKSSTLQLIRTGLLSNLIGIFLSIIGAEGFVGILWRKLSNIPQGAAVYDTGKLPTPSEILLLLANTHTISCHFAGIIVGLYLLDRLDR is encoded by the coding sequence ATGAGTCAAAATTACGAAATTTCTCAACCACTTCCTCCTAGTGTCAAACGTGCCTCAACTATTCTTCAATGGTCAGGAAATATCGGCTTTTGGACACAGTTAGTATTGGGAGTATTGGCAGCAGCTCTCTTATTTTTGTCTTTAGCAGGATTAGTTACACAGGACAAATCATCAGAAGGAACTTCTTTTAGTATTTTTTGTTCTATTTCTGGTGTTATAGCGCTGATGATTAGTACATTTATTTGTTTTAGATACAAAAAAATTGCTCAATTAATGAAGAATCCTGAGCCGAAAGCTAGGCCTAAAAAATCTTCAACTTTGCAGTTAATCAGGACAGGTTTATTGTCTAATTTAATTGGTATTTTTTTATCAATTATTGGTGCAGAAGGTTTTGTTGGAATTCTTTGGCGCAAGCTTTCTAATATTCCTCAAGGTGCGGCAGTCTATGATACTGGTAAATTGCCGACTCCTAGTGAGATTTTATTACTCTTAGCTAATACCCATACAATATCATGTCATTTTGCTGGAATAATAGTAGGTTTATATCTTTTAGATCGTTTAGATAGATAA
- the coaE gene encoding dephospho-CoA kinase (Dephospho-CoA kinase (CoaE) performs the final step in coenzyme A biosynthesis.): MDKSFKRIIGLTGGIATGKTIVSSYIKQNFNIPILDADIYARDAIKINSNIFKLIQKRYGKNICLRNGELDYQKLGNILFHDVKQKEWLENKIHPYVKQVFTKEIRKSNTKVLIFDLPLLFESKLTFLITEVWIVYCDQKEQLRRLINRNCLTKNEGIIRIKNQLSFKDKIDKADYVLDNSSTLANLYVQINKIIEETNLYLR; encoded by the coding sequence ATGGATAAATCATTTAAAAGAATTATAGGTTTGACTGGTGGAATAGCTACTGGGAAAACAATTGTTTCTTCTTATATTAAGCAAAACTTTAATATTCCTATTCTAGATGCAGATATTTATGCTAGAGATGCAATTAAGATTAATTCTAATATTTTTAAACTCATTCAAAAACGATATGGAAAAAATATTTGTTTAAGAAATGGGGAACTAGATTATCAAAAATTAGGAAATATATTATTTCATGATGTTAAACAGAAAGAATGGCTAGAAAATAAGATTCATCCTTATGTTAAGCAGGTATTTACCAAAGAAATTAGAAAAAGCAATACTAAAGTTCTGATTTTCGATCTTCCGTTGCTTTTTGAATCTAAATTAACTTTTTTAATAACAGAAGTCTGGATTGTATATTGTGATCAAAAAGAACAGTTAAGAAGGTTAATAAACAGAAATTGTTTGACAAAAAACGAAGGTATTATACGTATTAAAAATCAATTGTCATTTAAAGATAAAATAGATAAAGCAGATTATGTACTTGATAACTCTTCAACACTCGCAAATTTATATGTCCAAATCAATAAAATTATCGAAGAAACTAATTTATATTTACGGTAA